The following DNA comes from Enterobacter sp. SA187.
CTTATAACCGTTATCAGCGTTTAAGCGCCATGCAGAATGTGTCGCAACAGGATCTGGATAAAGTGCGTACCGCCTGGCAGAGCAGCGAACAGTCAGTGAATGCGCTGCGGGCGAACATCAGCGAGCTGATGATTGAGCGCGGCGAAAAGGACGACAGCCGCAACGTGACGCTGCAAAAATACCGCAACGCGCTGACCCAGGCAGAGCTGGATCTGGCGTGGACCAAAGTGCGCGCCGAAGCGGACGGCATGGTGAGTAACCTGCAATTAAGCCCCGGCTGGAACGCCGCTGCCGGATCCGCAGCGCTGGCGCTGGTCAGCGAGCAGACGGATATCATCGCCGATTTCCGGGAAAAGAGCCTGCGCCATACGCATCCCGGATCTGACGCGGCGGTGGTGTTTGACGCGCTGCCGGGCCAGGTGTTTCATGCGCACGTTACCAGCCGCGACGCGGGGGTACTGGCGGGGCAGGAAGCGGTGAATGGCGAGCTGTCTGCGCCGGAGTCCTCTAACCGCTGGGTGCGCGATGCCCAGCGTATGCGCATTCACGTCGCGCTGGATGAGCCGCTGGATCAGCGGCTGCCGACCGGCGCGCGCGCCACCGTGCAGCTGTATAACAGCGAAGGTCCGTTCGCCCGCTTCTTCTCCGGGCTGCAAATCCATTTAGTCAGCCTGTTGCATTATGTCTATTAACAACACGCTGACCCGCGTTTTCACGCCGCACGACAAGATCGTCTTTACTGCCAACGATCTGCGTCAGACGATGCGTATTGCGGTGGCGGGGGTGATCGCGCTCAGCATCTCAAGCTTTTACAACACCCAGTACGGCGTCTTTTTCGTGGTTTATCCGCTGATGCTGATGGCGCTGGTGCCGATGTTTAACCGGCACGTGGCCAAGCAGTTTATTTTGAGTGCGGCGATCAACTGCATCGAAATGGTACTGATCATCGGCTATCTGTCGCAGTGGCCGGTGATCATGACGCTGGTGGTGTTTGGCCTGTACGTGATCCGTTTTCGCTTTATGAGCCAGGGGCCGCTGTTCCTGTTCGGCTCCATGGGCGTGGTTTGCCAGAGCGTAATGCTCAATTTTATGAGCTACCCCACCAACGACTGGCATGTGCTGCTGTTCTCCAACATGGAGGCCAGCGTGATGGCGGTATGCCTGAGCGCGGTGCTGCACTACCTGATCCCGGATGTCGAACCGCGCACGCGCCCGCCGCTGATCGAGAAAAACGCCGCCCGCGTGCGGCACGAATCGCTGTTGTCCGGCACGGTGGCGACGATGATTTTTATCGTCTTCCAGGTCTGTAATCTGAGCGATTCGCTGTCGGCGCTGATGGCGGGGATTTTGTCACTCTTCCCGATGCATTATCGCGGCGCGGTGTTAAGTTCGCTGTGGCGTATCGTCGGCGTGGTGCTGGGCTGTATGTATGTGATGGTGGTGCAGCTGGTGCTCTACGATCACAGCAGCCATATGTTATTGATGATGCCGCTGATTGGCCTCGGCATGGCCTTCGGCGCGCGCCTGCACACCATGGAAAAAGTCGGAGCGGGCGTGGGCTTTGCCAGCGTCACCACCCTCGGCATTATGTTCGGACAGAACATGCATCCGAATCAGGATCTGGTGTTCAGCGACGTGTACCGCATTGCGTCGGTAACCGTCTCACTGCTGGTTACTCTGACCATGGTTTTTCTGGTGCACCTGATCCTCAATCGCTTTGAGGCGACCCGCTACGTAATTGATCCGCCGCAGGCCGGAGTGTGACAAGGCGCGTTACAGGCTGAAAGAGAAGCGTGAAAACAGCGCCGGAAGCTGTGACAGCAGGAATAAAATCAGCCCGATAGTGCCGCCGACCAGCGTGCCGTTGACGCGGATAAACTGCAAGTCCTTGCCGATGTTCAGTTCGATCTGCTGCGACATATCTTTCGCGTCCCAGCTTTTTACCGTGTCGCTGATATGCCCGGTGAGGAAGCGGGCGAACTCCGGCGCAACGCTGCGCGCGGCCTGCTCCAGGTGCTGATTGAGCGACGCGCGCAGGGCGCTGTCGGCGACAAGGGTTTCGCCAAACCACAGCCCGGCTTCGGTGATGCGCTGTTTAACGCGGGAGTCGTCACTTTGCATATCCGCTTTCAGCCAGCCGCGCAGATCGCCCCACAGTTCCCCCAGATAGCGGTTAAAGGCCTCATCCTCTTTCAGATAGGTTTTGGTGCTTTCGGCTTTTGCCGCCATTTCCGGATCCGTTTTCAGCCGCTCGATCAGCCGTACCGTGGCACGATCAAAGGCAAGGCGGATCTGGTGCGCCTGATCGGCGCTGATGTCTGCCAGCAGGGAATTCACCGCGCTGGTGACCAGTTCGGCGCTGTGCTCGCCGAGCCATTCCGTCGGTAGCAGCCGCGCTTTGTTCGGATGTTCGGTTTTGAGCCAGCGCACGATCTGCGCGGCGATAAAGGTACGGGTGCTCTCGCGGCCTAACAGCGTGACCAGCTGCGCAATAAGCGCGTCCAGCAGCGCCTGATGACGATTGTTTTTGGTCAGGCTTTCCAGTACCAGCGCGGAGGTGCCGCTGAGATCCACCTTATCGATGGCCTTATGTACTGCGCGTTTGAGCAACTGCTGAATGCGCGAGTCATCAGTCAAATCGAGAAAGCCGCTCATCACCTGCAAAAGGTTCTGCCCAATGCGCGCGGCATTTTCCGGTTTACTGAACCAGTTACCGATGATCAGGGCCGGTTCGTGACGCCGGATCAGATCAATAAGCGACTGGGTATCGAGAAATTTTTCCTGCACGAAAACCCCGAGATTTTCGCCGATGCGGTCTTTATTGCGCGGGATGATCGCCGTATGGCGGGAAATGAACGGTAGCGGGACGCGGCGAAACAGCGCCACCACCGCGAACCAGTCCGCCAGCGCGCCAACCATCGCCGCTTCGGCAACCGCCTTTACGCCGCTGACCCAGATCGAGGGCGGCAGAAACAGGGTCGTCACAAAAGTCGCCGCTGCAATCAGCAGTAGCGACAGCGCCAGACGCTTGGCGCGTTTAAGTTCAGCGAGTTTATCCATGGTTTAAGAATAGATCTCCTGACCGTATCCAACAGATTAAATTCTCTCACATTTCTGTCGAAATAAAATCGTGCTGAAAAAACGCGGCATTACAGGTATCGTCTTTTTATGAAACGGAGAGTTTAAAAGATGAAAAAAAGAGTCCTGCTAATCGCCAGCGTCATCCTGTTGTGCTGGGTGATGATTTTTCCGATGTCGCTACTGTTTTCACGCTACAGCATCGGCGAGCCGACCATCAGTTTTTATAATATTTTTAATGTGCTGGTCAGTGCGCTGGCTTTTGCCGGGCTGGTCACCACACTGGTATTGCAGATTGAACAAACACGCCGCAGCAATATCGATAGCATCGAACGAAGCGTATTTGAACTGTTCAATACCTTTACCTCGGACAGTTTTCAGGCCGTCAAAAACGACGCGTTTTTATGCCTGTTAATTGCCGTAAGACATAAGCCTTACGGCATGTTTTTAACGAGCCGACTATTCCCGGTCGGGCGTTTGCCTTTTCCTGAAAAAGCACGGCAGATTTACACGCAATTCCGGCCAGAGCTGGCTACAGCGTCTGATAAAGAACTGGCGGATGTGGATCGTGCTGCCCGCCTTCACCTCGATAACATACTTAACTTTTTTTCAATGCTGGCGCAGCGTCAGGCCGCGCACTCGGTGATCAAACAGGTTAACTTCGCCTATGACTGGTGGCGGCCTACGTTATGGATCATTGCCCAGTTACAGTATGAAATCTGGACGGGATCCGAAACCGTGCGTCAGTCCTGCCGGACGCCGTTACTCCGGGAAACCCTGAAAACACTTGATGATATTTACGGATATGAGCCGCTGGTGCCGGGACCAGCAGTTTATGCTTATCTGCGAAGCCATCCGTGGCTGCGTGAAGAGAAGCTCGATAGCGCCTACTGACTCAGGGCTGCCAGCGGCGAAGCGCAGTGTGCTGTTCATAGGGCATCGGCGAGGGGCGGGTGATCATTTCGATAATGCCGCCCCAGGGCGTACGGCCATAGCAAAAGGCGTTGCCGTCGCCGCGCTCGGGGGGAAAGCTCAGCGCTTTCGGCCCGGTGAACATTGCGCCCCCCGCCTGTTCAAAGCTTTTAATGGCCGCCTCGATGTCATCCACATACACGGCAAAATGTTGCAGACCATAGTCATTCGCCCTGGGCGGCTCCCGTTGATCGTCGCCGTGCATTTCAAACAGCTCAATGCCGGGACCGTGATGCAGTTTCAGCATGCGCACCGCTTTCACCTGCGTGCCGGGCGTTAAACGCAGCGTTTTCTGCTGCGCCTCCTGATCGACCTCATCCCCTGGCGCGACGGAGGTGTATATCACTTCTGCCCCCAGCGCGGCGCAGAAAAAGGCTGTCGCCTGTTCTATATCCGGGACGGTGATCCCGATGTGATCCATTCCCCGAACCGCTGATTGCGACATGATGCCTCCTCTGTTTTCTGCCTTTTTTCAAAGTAATAAAGGTAGAAGGTAAGCCACGTAAAACGCCATACAGAAATGAAAAATCATAGGTTTATACGAAACTTTACGCTTAATCGCAGTCGTTACGTCTACCATTAATAACCCAGATAGCATTTTTTACTGCCCATCAGGAGGTATTTGATATGGCGTACCAGACAATGAATCCTTTTACCAACGAGCTTGTAAAAGAGTATCCGCCCCACAGCGATGCCGACGTCGAAAGCGCGCTGCAAAAAGCCGATGCGCTTTACCACTCCGACTGGGCGAAAGGGGATATTGATCAGCGGCTGCCGATCCTGCACCGCCTGGCCGATCTGATGGAAGAGCAGCAGGAAGAACTGGCAAAAATTGCCACCCAGGACATGGGTAAGCTGATTGAACAGAGCCGTGGCGAAGTGGCGCTGTGCGCGAAAATCGCCCGCTATTACGCGGATAACGCCAAAGCCTTCCTTGCGCCGGTGAAATATGACTCCGATCTGGGCGACGCCTGGGTTGAGCATCACCCGATTGGCGTACTGCTGGCGGTGGAGCCGTGGAACTTCCCTTATTATCAGCTGATGCGTGTGCTGGCCCCAAACCTAGCCGCCGGTAACCC
Coding sequences within:
- a CDS encoding HlyD family secretion protein — encoded protein: MMTPEQKFARWVRVSIASFLLMFVYFIVADIWIPLTPDATVMRVVTPVSSRVAGYVAQVHVHNNSPVKKGDLLFELDPTPFINKVEAAQIALQQARLTNQQLDAKIAAAQASLKTATLTAQNDKVTYNRYQRLSAMQNVSQQDLDKVRTAWQSSEQSVNALRANISELMIERGEKDDSRNVTLQKYRNALTQAELDLAWTKVRAEADGMVSNLQLSPGWNAAAGSAALALVSEQTDIIADFREKSLRHTHPGSDAAVVFDALPGQVFHAHVTSRDAGVLAGQEAVNGELSAPESSNRWVRDAQRMRIHVALDEPLDQRLPTGARATVQLYNSEGPFARFFSGLQIHLVSLLHYVY
- a CDS encoding DUF2955 domain-containing protein, coding for MSINNTLTRVFTPHDKIVFTANDLRQTMRIAVAGVIALSISSFYNTQYGVFFVVYPLMLMALVPMFNRHVAKQFILSAAINCIEMVLIIGYLSQWPVIMTLVVFGLYVIRFRFMSQGPLFLFGSMGVVCQSVMLNFMSYPTNDWHVLLFSNMEASVMAVCLSAVLHYLIPDVEPRTRPPLIEKNAARVRHESLLSGTVATMIFIVFQVCNLSDSLSALMAGILSLFPMHYRGAVLSSLWRIVGVVLGCMYVMVVQLVLYDHSSHMLLMMPLIGLGMAFGARLHTMEKVGAGVGFASVTTLGIMFGQNMHPNQDLVFSDVYRIASVTVSLLVTLTMVFLVHLILNRFEATRYVIDPPQAGV
- a CDS encoding DUF445 domain-containing protein: MDKLAELKRAKRLALSLLLIAAATFVTTLFLPPSIWVSGVKAVAEAAMVGALADWFAVVALFRRVPLPFISRHTAIIPRNKDRIGENLGVFVQEKFLDTQSLIDLIRRHEPALIIGNWFSKPENAARIGQNLLQVMSGFLDLTDDSRIQQLLKRAVHKAIDKVDLSGTSALVLESLTKNNRHQALLDALIAQLVTLLGRESTRTFIAAQIVRWLKTEHPNKARLLPTEWLGEHSAELVTSAVNSLLADISADQAHQIRLAFDRATVRLIERLKTDPEMAAKAESTKTYLKEDEAFNRYLGELWGDLRGWLKADMQSDDSRVKQRITEAGLWFGETLVADSALRASLNQHLEQAARSVAPEFARFLTGHISDTVKSWDAKDMSQQIELNIGKDLQFIRVNGTLVGGTIGLILFLLSQLPALFSRFSFSL
- a CDS encoding VOC family protein; translation: MSQSAVRGMDHIGITVPDIEQATAFFCAALGAEVIYTSVAPGDEVDQEAQQKTLRLTPGTQVKAVRMLKLHHGPGIELFEMHGDDQREPPRANDYGLQHFAVYVDDIEAAIKSFEQAGGAMFTGPKALSFPPERGDGNAFCYGRTPWGGIIEMITRPSPMPYEQHTALRRWQP